The genomic segment TTCTGAACCAATAAAGGTTAGCAAATTGTTGGTCTGGTAGTTGATAAAGGTTTCCATCAGGACCTGTAGTAAATTGAAGTCCTATGAAGTCATCTAAATCCAAATATGGATTAGTAACAGCTTTACCTTCACCTTTCATCCATTCCGTTAAATTTACAGCTTGTTGCATACGAGCGTGGGTACCAATTAAGTCTGAGTCATTAACATATGCATCGTAAATACTTACGTTAGTTTGCATTTGTGTTTGAACGGCCATTACTACATCACCTTCTCCGATGATTTGGTGTTGTACTTTGATGCCTGTTATTTCTTCAAACGCTTTTGTAAGAGTCTTAGACTCATACACGTGAGTTGGTATCCCCTCAGATACTACTTTTAAAGTCATTCCTTTGAATGGCTTTGCAGCATCTTGAAACCACTTTAGCTCTTTCTCTCTTTCTTTAGCAGATAAAGCTGAAAGACTAAACTCACCATCAGACCATTTCTTGATTGCATTTGCAGATGCACCAGAAATAGTTACGATTGAAAGTGTAACAGCAACAGCAAGAACAGTTTTTAATGTTTTAATCATTATTTCTCCCGTTAAGTTATTTTTATTTAGAAAATTAAAGTAAACTAAATCAAAGTATTAAAGTCAAAAAAAAACTCGCACTTATTAATTTCAATTTCAAATTGAATATCTATGATAATGTTTTTCTAATTGCTTTATCCCAACCATTAATAAGTTTTTTTCTTTCATTTGATTTCATTTTAGGAATAAAACTTCTATCGACCTGCCAATTATTAGATATATCTTCAAGAGATTTATAAACTCCAATTTGTAGTCCTGCCATAAATGCCGCACCTAAAGCAGTAGTCTCATCCACTTTTGGTCTCAATACTTTAATGTCAACAACATCAGATAAAAATTGTGAAAACCAATTATTTTTTACCATCCCACCATCTACTTTTATTATCTTTGGTTTCAATCCATCATTTTTCATAGCTTCAAATAAATCATGTGTTTGATAAGCAACCGACTCTACAGTAGCTCTTACAATTTCTTTTGGTCCAGTATCTCTTGTTAGACCAGAAAGTATTCCTCGCGCATTTACTGCCCAATAAGGTGCTCCCAATCCTGTGAAAGCTGGGACTAAATAAATCCCATTATTTGATTTCAGTGATTTAATAATTTTTTCTGTATCTGATGCTTTTTTGATAAATTTTATTTTATCTCTTAACCATTGCACTCCTGCACCAGCTATAAAAATAGATCCTTCTAATGCATAAGTAGTCTGTCCTTTAATTCTATAACCAATTGTAGTTAACAATCTATTCTTAGAGTAAACTTTTTTTCTTCCTGTGTTTAAAAGAACAAAAGCACCTGTCCCATATGTACTCTTTAGTGAACCAGTTTCAAAACAACATTGCCCAATACTTGCCGATTGTTGATCGCCTACTATTCCTGTAATTGGATAAGATACACCAGTAAGACTGGGATCTGTATGACCAAAATCAGCTGAACAATCTTTAACTATGGGTAATATTTCTCTTGGTATTTTTAAAATTTTCAATATTTGATCATCCCACTCATTTGTAGAAATATTGAATAACATTGTTCTACTTGCATTTGTAGCATCAGTAGCGTGATCTGCACCGTTAGTTAATCTCCATAAGAGAAAGCTATCCACTGTTCCAAATAATAATCTTTTCTTTTTTATTAACTCTCTAGCTTTTGGAACATTATCAATTATCCATTTAATTTTTGTTGCTGAAAAATAAGCATCAATTAACAACCCGGTTTTATTATAAATAATAGTTTCTTTTTTTTGTTTTATTAATTTTTTGCAGTATTCTGAGGATCTTCTATCTTGCCAAACAATAGCATTATAAACTGCTTTGCCAGTATGTTTGTCCCAAAGGATAGTTGTTTCTCTTTGATTGGTAATTCCAATCGTCAAAACTTTTCCATTAAGTTTTTTACTTTTTGCAATAACATCTTTAAGAACTTTTTTAGTTGAAGACCAAATCTCCTCTGGATCATGCTCTACCCAACCATCTTTTGGAAAATATTGTTTAAACTCCATTTGAGATACAAATTTTGGTCTACCCTTAAGGTCAAAAAGAATTGCTCTACTTGATGTAGTGCCTTGGTCAATTGAAATAATAAACTTGTGTTTTGGCATCAAGTAATTCTAACTAAAATATTTACAAATTGAAAATAAATTTAACTAATTTATTAATATTCAATTTGGTCGATCTAAGAAAAGGTTTTTAGTTATAAATATATAAAATTTAACTCCATGGAAATGGACTATTTGATGTTGGGTGAAGATTTCCTTTTTTGTAGCGATCAAATCTAAATGGCTTTAATAAATTACTTTCTTTACCAATTATCTCATTTGCAACCAGGTGACCCACCCCGATCATCTTATACCCATGATTTGCATCAGCAATTAAATATACATTATCAAAAAATCTATCAAAAATTGGAAAGCTGTCTGGTGTCATACATCCCAATCCTCCTGAAGGACCTTTTCTATATAAAGAGGAGTTGCCTTCAAATCTTTTTTGACAATGTGATAAAGCTGAAGTCCACATATCTGAAAATGCATCTGTTGTTTGATATTCATCAGACTCTAAACCATATGGATCCACGTTAACTTCATCAAAATGTTTATCTACTATGTGTGGTGATGTTCCACCTTGAACACCTAAACCTTCAATGTCAGGTTTATAATAAATGCCCCATAATTTATCAGTCAAAAGTTTTTTATTCTTGTCTGAATAAAGTGGTGCATCTGTATCAACATGAATTACAGGAGGTTGTTTATTTTCATTAGTTCTTAAATAATCTGATTTAACTCCCAAAACTCCTTCTTGTAAAAACCAATATTTCCACATTTCAGTTTGATGTAATTTTTCATCTTTACCTTTAATTTCTATTTTTTTAGGTAATTCTAACATGTTCCAAAAATCTCTAACCCATGGTCCTGCACCAATTACTACTTGCTCACATTCAATTATTCCCTCATTTGTAATTACACTTCTAACTGTACCGTTATTTTCTTTATTAAAACCATTTACAGCAATTCCTTTAAGAATAGTCACTCCCCCAGCGCTTGCCTTTTTTTCTAAGGCCTTAATTGAATCTTTATTAAAAGCATAACCACCCTTTTTTTCATGAAGAACTGAAGTAATTCTTTTTGCTTGCCAATCATCGAAAATATTTTTCATATATTTCATGCAATCTTTTTCACCTTCAATAAAAACTGACTCATAACCAATAGATTTCTGTTGCTCAAAAATGCTGGCAACATCTTCATGCATAATTTCAGATGAAATTTGCATGTATCCAACAGCATTATATTTAAAAGATTTTGGATCACTTTCCCAAACTTCAACTGAATGAGCCATTAACTCTCTCATTGCTGGCTGGAAATAATTATTTCTTACAACACCACAAGCAATTCCACTGGCACCAGCAGCTGTATCTTTTTTTTCTAAAAGAATTATATCACCAGCATTTTTATAAGTTTCAGATAATTTCCAAGCAGTACTTAATCCGTGAATACCACCACCGATAATGACAACTTTTGCTTTTTTGGGTAAAGACATTTTAAAAGTAATTATTAATACCTAATTTCATAAAAATATAATTATTAATATTAATATTATTTATATATAAAAACTAGATACGTTGTTTAATATTCAATATTTCTAAGAGTATCTAAATAATTCTCAAATTCTTTTAAAAACGATTCTGAAGGCACAATATTTTTAATTCTTTGATCGGGTGAGTTTTTTATCAGTTTAAAAAAACCTTTCTCACAGGCTTCATTAATCATAATTGCAGACTTTGGTCGAGAAGTTTTAAACAGCCTAGTTTTTAAACCTTCTACTGATAATTTTTCATTCAACTTATATGATGACATAACAACTAACATCATATGGTAGTGAGATGGTGATTTTCTAAAAAAATAATTGCTTGAAGTTGAAGAATGCTTCATTTGCTCTTCCCAGAACTGAAGTAATGTTTTTTTATTTTTTATTTCTTTTTCAATCATTACAAACCAATAGTTGAGTTTAAATTTATATTAACATACTGATTAATTTTATAAGTAAAAAGTATCATTTTTGTTTATAGAATGTATAAATAATTCCATATAAATTATAGTTCGTTTTTCAATTAATGCATAAGATTTTAGAAAATAAAATTTATTCAATTTCAAACATTGTTTACAATGAAAAACATCTTTTAGATAAAGACAATATTTTTCAAAATTTAGAGGAGAAACTCATCACAGAAGCAGTCACAACAATTGAAAATTGGGAAACATATAAACCAACACCTTTAATTGAATTAGATAAACTTAGCTCATATCTAAATATAAATAAGATTTATTATAAAGATGAAGGATTTAGATTTGATTTAAAATCATTCAAAGCTTTAGGTGGCGCATTTGCAGTTAATAAAATTGTCAAAGAAACTAAAGCAAAAACTGTATCTACGGCTACAGCTGGAAACCATGGAAGATCTGTTGCGTGGGGTGCTCAAAGATTAGGTATTAAATGCAAGATATTTATCAGTGAGTTTGTAAGTGAAGACAGAGCAGAGGCAATGAGGAATTTAGGAGCTGATGTAATTAGGGTTAAAGGCAATTATGATGCTTCTTTGAAAGAGTGCATAAATCAATCCAAAAAAAATCAATGGGAAATTGTTCAGGATGTTTCTTGGGAAGGATACAAAACTGTACCAAGATATATCATGGCTGGTTATACAATAATGATTAAAGAAATTTTTGATAAGATCAAAAATGAAAAAATTTCACATGTATTTTTACAAGCTGGTGTAGGTGGAATGGCTGCTGCAGCAATTGCAGGTTTTGCAAAATATTCAAATAATTTGCCATGCTTTATTACAGTTGAGCCAAAAGATGCTGAATGTGTATTACAAAGTATTAAAAATAAAAAGCCCACTTCAATAAATATACAAAAAGAGTCTATTATGGGTGGTATGTCATGTGGTGATGTATCTAGTTTAGCTTGGGAAATACTCAAACATTCAACAAATTATTCAATATCAATTTCAGATGAAGCTATCGCAACAACTGTTGCACTTTTAAAACAAAAAGAATTTTCAAATGATGAAATTATTGCTGGAGAATGTGGAGTGCCTGGAGTTATTTCTTTAATATCGGCGATTAAAGACAAAAATATTTGTGAAAAACTTAAGCTTAATTTTCAATCAAATGTTCTACTAATAGGTTGTGAGGGTCTGACTGACTTTAAAATGTACAATAAACTTTTAAAGGAAGGACAAGAAATTATAAAAAATGAACAATAAAGCTATTGTTTGGATTAGAGAAGATTTTAGGATTAATAACAATCCTGCTTTAGCTTATGCAAGCCATCAGCATAATTTGGTTTCAGCATTATTTATATTTAATCCAAAAGTATTTATTAAAAAAAGAGAAGCTCAACAATGGTGGCTATCAAAATCTTTGGAAAATTTTAAAGTTGAATTATCAAAATTTAATATAAACCTCGAAATTCAAATTGGTGAAGAGATGGATATATTATCAAAAATTAACTCAAAAGATAATCTAACAATTTATTGGAATAAAATTTATGAACCAGATGTTATAAGTTTAGGAAAAAAAATCAGAGATAATATTTTTTTAAAAAAAAATATAAAATTCAAATATTTCAAAGGGAATATATTAAATGAATTTCAAAATGTGACTAAAAAAGATGAAACGCCTTTTAAAGTATTTACTCCTTTTTGGAGAGTCGCAGAGCAAATTTATATCAATGCAATACCTTCTAAATTATCAAAAGTTTTAAAAAGAGAAAAAAGTTTTGAATACTTTAAAAATAATAGATTGCCTGAAGAAATTTTACCAAAAAAAAAATGGTATAAAAAGTTTGAAAATTATTGGGATGTATCTGAAAAAAGATCTCAGAGCCTTTTAAATGATCTAATCAAAAATAAAATCAATAGGTATGGTGTAAATAGAGATATTCCCTCAGTTGAAGGAACATCAAAACTTTCACCATATATTAAACATGGACAAATACATGTTGAAAAAATTTATAAAGAATGTTCTTTAGTAAAACCTAAAAACATCAATATACAAAAATATATTAACGAACTTGGTTGGAGAGAGTTTTCACACAGTTTAATCAATTATTTTCCTGAAATGTTAAAAGGTAATTTAAGAAAAGAATTTGATAAATTTCCATGGGTCAAAAATGAAAAACATTTGAAAGCCTGGAAAGATGGAATGACTGGTTATCCTATTGTAGACGCTGGTATGCGTGAACTATATGAAACTGGTTGGATGCACAACAGAATTAGAATGGTTGTAGGATCCTTTTTGGTAAAACATTTAAGAATAAGTTGGGTTGAAGGTGAAAAACATTTTAGAAACTGTTTATTAGATTTTAATGAAGCTAATAATGTAGCTCAATGGCAATGGGTTGCTGGCTGTGGTGCTGATGCAGCGCCTTATTTTAGAATATTCAATCCTATCCTTCAGGGTGAAAAATTTGATAAAGAGGGAATATATGTAAAAAAATGGATACCAGAACTTAATAAAGTCCCAGCAAAATTTATTCATAAACCATGGGAGATGGAGATAAAATATCAAGAAGCTATAAAAACTATAATTGGTAAAAATTATCCAAAACCAATTGTAATTCATGAAAAGGCAAGAGCATCTGCATTAGAAGCTTTCCAATCCCTAAAAAATAAATAAATCAATTACCAATAAAATGATGAATTATTATTCTTTTATGAGGTTGAATTCTGTGTTCAAATAAAAATATTCCCTGCCAAGTACCCAGCAGTAATTCTGTATTTTTTATGCTTAAAGAAATTTGATTGTTTGTGAGAGCTGATTTTATATGAGCAGGCATATCATCTTTGCCTTCTGCTGTATGACTATACAACGAGTTATTCATCGGTACTAATTTATCAAAATATGAGATCATATCTCTTTGAACATCAGGGTCAGCATTTTCCTGGATAACTAATGAAGCACTGGTATGCTGAATACTTAGATTGATAATTCCATTTTGAAAGTTGTTTTTGTTAATCCAGTTTAATGTATTGTTAGTAAACTCATAAAATCTTTGTCCTTCGGTTTTTATTTCTAGATTGTAAAATTCTTGTTTCATGTAGTCTGAATTTTTATTGATGTAAGTTCATGTAGCCTGCTGATTGTTCTTTTAAATATTTTTGCAAGACTCCCTGATGAATTTAAATCATTTAATGAATTTGCTGATGAGATTAAAATTGGAATTTTTTTTTCATAAATTATATCGATTAAAGTAATAAATCTTTGCTGTTGATTAGAGTTATCTTCATTAAAATCTGGCAATCCTTCAATCAAAATGAAATTGCAACAATTCGATATCTGAAGATAGTCCTCTGCACCTAAATTTCTATCACATAATTCATTAAATCTAAATTTAGCAATACCTTCATAAAAATTTTCAATTAATAATTCTCTGCCTTTTATATTTAAATTTTTAGGATTATTCTTTTTATTTTTAGTTAACTCCCTAAAAAATTTATTTAATTTAAAATTTGTTGTTTCATTTATTGGAGATAAAAATCTATTTAGAATATCTTTTTTATTAATTCTATAATCTTCATTAATTGATAATTCCTTTTCAATCGAATTTTCCTTTAAAATTTTAAGAAATGGTAAAAATTGATCTCTTTGTAAACCATCTTTATAAAGATCATTAATCTTTATATTTGATGAAAATAAAACACATATTTTTTTTTCAAATATTTTTTCAAATAATCTTCCTAGTATCATTGCATCCACAATATTCGTGACTTGAAATTCATCAAAAAATAGTATTTTTGCCTTATCTTTTAAGTCTTTAACAAATATACCAATAGCCTTATCTTTTTTGTCATTCTCAAACATAAAATCATGAAAGCTAATCATGAATTCATTAAAGTGGACTTTTAATTTTTTTATTTCTAGTTGTTTAAAAAAGAAGTCTAAAATCATTGTTTTGCCAACACCAACATCACCATGTAAGTAAAAACCCAATTTTGAGCTTTTTTTAAAAAAACTATTTAAGAATGAACGATCAAAATTTATATTCTGAAAATTTTTGAGTGTATTAATAATTTCTATTTGATTTGGGTTAATTTCTAGTTTTTTATTACTACAAAATTCAATAAACTTTTTATCTAATTTCATTTATCCATAAAATTAATTCCATACTCAGAACGTGGTCCTTTTCTCAACCCAAAAGGTCCTGGTATAAATATAGTCATTGGTTTTGTACCTTTTTTTAAATCTACTCTGTGATAAGCATTTGCAGATCTAAAACCAATATAGCCGGGCTTTCTCCAAAATTTTCCATGCTTTGTGGTTTCCCAATAACCACCTCTTAATATTATAGTGATATAAGGGCATAAATGGTTGTGAACACCTTCGCCATGATCATCTGCTAACATCTCGTGAATTAAAATATTAAATGGAAACCATTTTGGTCTATTTCTAAAAATTAGATAATATCTATTCATCCATGGTTTTGCTAAATCAAATCTAGGATGGGAAGGGCCTCTATCTAAGACAACCTTTTTTCTACCTATTTTTTCTAAGAATTTTAAAATCATACTTAATCATATTTAACGATGCTACCATTTTTAATTAAATATAAACTTTGATCTTGAATATAAGGTTGTAAAATTTCATCTCTTCCAATTTTAATTTCATTTATTACTGAACCAGACAACAAATCGACTACAATCAAAGTTCCATTATTGTTAGTTAAATATAATTTTCCATCGCCAACAATAAAACCAACTGGTTTTAATGATTTTCTTTTTTTTTCTTTAAAAGATTTATATAAATTGTTTATTCTAATTATATTTCCTTTATTTTTTTGTATCACAAATAAATATCCCTCTTCTGAAACTGTAAATATAAAATCATCTAAAATAATTGGAGTTAATGTTGAATTCACTTCATTTTTCCAATTAATAGATCCTGTAGTTAAATCCACAGAATGAAATTCATTCTTATTGTTTGAAAAAAAAATTGAACTTCCATCAGTTACTAATTTTGAACTTTGAAAATCATAATTCTGTGCAATAGAACTTCTGCTTTGTGTTGGAAGTTGCCAAGTAATTGAACCAGATATCGCATCCAAAGCAGTAATATCTCCAATAGAATTATTAAAAACAATTAAATTATTTATTAAAATCAATGAGTATTTGTTGTTTGGGATTGTAAATGCATTTTCTGTTGGAAGTGTCCAACAGCTTTTTCCATCTAAAATATTAAAACATTTAATATTGTTATTATAATCAATTGCAAAAAATTTATCGCTAAATATTCTAATTTCTGAATTAAAAGGGTACTCATTTTGTTTAGTCCAAATCAGATCTCCAGTATTAAAATCAACTAAATAAAAATTAGCTATATTATCTATCACGACTAATTTATCATTATGTATTGCAAAACTTAATTTTGGATAAAGTTTTTTTTCACTTTTTGAATAAAAATTTTTCTTCCAAATTATCTTGGCATTTTTATCATATTTTATTATGGAACCTTTTTTATCAAAAAAAATTAAAGAATTTTCACTAATTAAGGGTTTTACATCTAAGATATTAAAATCTTCAAATTTCGAAAATTTAAAGTTTCTAACTTTATTGAGTTGGCCTTTATATTTTTGAGAGCTATAAAAATTAAAGTCTTCGTTTTTTTTAATAAATTCATCTTTAAGATTTATTTTTAATGATGAATTAAATTCTTTTTGAACTTTAATTTTTTCATCTAAAATTTTAACTTGGTTTTGATTTAATGATGTGTCTTCTTCTTTTTTATTCCAAATTCTTGAGTTTTCATTTAAAGAACAATTTGATATTAAAAAAAATAATAAAATTAATATTTGAATTCTATTCACTTAAATCTCTATTTAATCTTTTTTGAGCTTCAGTTTTAAGATACTGATTAGCGTTATCTATTAGGATTATTTGATTAAAGAATTCTTTTGATTTTTGTTTTTCATCTTTAGAATAAAAATATTCTGCTATAAGGTAAAGTGCTTGAGCTTTCCAAATACTCTCGGAGTTGGTAATTGGTTTTAATATTTCTAAAAGCTCATTTTCTTCACTAGAGTCAGCATTATAAAGTGCTTTTTTATAGATAATTAAATTTTTGATTTCCTTGTCTAAAGAAACTTCTTCAATAATATTGTCAAACAAGTCATTAATTTCTGACTTACCAGTAATTAGTTTATTATCGATTATAAAGTAAAGAGATAAAGGAGAGTAAGTAGAATCATTCTTATAAACTAAATCAACTAGTGAATTTTTAGTTATCTCCTTATTCTCCTCTGAATACTTAGTTACAGCAGAATTGTACTGATCAGAAATTTCTAATTTTTTATTTTCTTTATATTCTTCATTGGCAAAGTACCCAAATAAAATTGCTATGATGATTACAACAAATGTTAGAAGTGTTTTTTTATTATTAACAAAAAAGTTTCTGATTTTTTCATTTCTTGTATTGCTATTAATAATTGCTGTTTCTTCATCCATAATTAAATCATATTCCGAAGAACATACTGAAGAATTCCACCATTTTTATAATACTCAAGCTCATTTTTGGTATCTATTCTACAAAGAGTATTAACAATTTTTATTTCACCTGAAATATATTTTATTTCAAGTTTTACAATGTCTGATGGATTAATACCTTTTTCAATATCCACAACACTAATCAATTCTGAACCTTTTAGTTCAAGATTAGATCTATTTAAATTATCTTTAAATTGTAATGGCAATATTCCCATCCCAATTAAATTAGATCTATGAATTCTCTCAAAACTTTCTGCTATGACAGCTTTAACACCTAATAATTTTGTCCCTTTTGCTGCCCAGTCTCGTGATGATCCAGTTCCATATTCTTTTCCACCTATTACAACGAGATCGGTACCTCTTTTTTTATACTCAACAACCGCGTCATAAACTGGCATAACTTTTTCCTCTGGATATAATTTTGTAAAACCACCCTCAGTTCCAGGCGCCATTTCATTTCTAATTCTAATGTTTGCAAAAGTTCCCCTCATCATAACTTCATGGTTACCTCTTCTTGAGCCATAAGAATTATAATCTTTTGGTAAAATCTGATGTTTCATAAAATATTCTCCAGTTGGGCTTTCTTTTTGTATGTTACCAGCTGGTGAAATATGATCTGTTGTAACCATATCTCCTAAAATTAATAAAGGTCTTGCATCTTTGATAGGCTTGAATCCTTCTGGTTGATCTGACAAGTTTTCGAAGAACGGGGGTTTCTTTACATAAGTTGAATTTTCATCCCAATTATAAATACTGCTTTTTTCTGTTTTAATCTCTTGCCACTGTTTAGGTCCTTGTGAAACATTAGAGTATCTCTTTATAAACATGTCAGCATTTAATGAAGTTTTTAATGTTTCTTCAATTTCTTGATTGGATGGCCAAATATCTTTTAAGTAAACATCTTTCCCATTTTTGTCTTTCCCAAATGAGTCTTTATATAAATTAAAAGACATATGTCCTGTTAATGAATAAGCAACTACCAATGGTGGTGACGCTAGATAATTAGCTTTAATATGTGGAGATATTCTTCCCTCGAAATTTCTATTCCCTGATAAAACAGAAACTCCATATAAATTCTCTTTTTGAATTGCTTTGACTATATTATCTGCTAATGGTCCTGAGTTTCCTATGCAAGTCGTACATCCATATCCAACAAGGTTAAAACCTAATTTATCTAAATAAGTGTTCAAACCTGCTTTTTCTAAATAATCTGTTACTACTTGAGAGCCAGGTGCTAGTGATGTTTTTACCCATGGCTTTGTTTCAAGACCAAGTTCAACTGCTTTTTTAGCCAATAAACCAGCTCCAATTAAAACATTTGGATTTGAAGTATTTGTACAAGAAGTAATTGCAGCAATTAAAATACTACCATCTTTTATTTCATAATCTGTATTAGAAACTTTTGATGATTTGAATTCATCTCTTGCGGCAACTTCTTTAAAACTTTTATCAAAACTTTGAGATGCCTCTGATAATAAAACTTTATCTTGAGGTCTTTTTGGTCCTGAAATAGTTGGAACAATAGTAGACATATCTAAAGTTAAAGAATCAGTAAACTCAATATCAGAGGTTGCCCATAGGCCTTGAGCTTTTGCATATTCTTCAACAATTTTTACTGTTTCATCATCTCTTCCTGAAAATTTAAGATACTTTAATGTTTCTTCATCAATTGGAAAAAAGCCACATGTTGCACCATACTCTGGCGCCATATTCGCAATTGTTGCTCTATCTGCTAAAGTAAGATTTTTTAAACCTTCGCCAAAAAATTCTACAAATTTACCGACTACACCTTTATCTCTTAACATCTT from the Candidatus Pelagibacter sp. HIMB1321 genome contains:
- a CDS encoding cryptochrome/photolyase family protein; amino-acid sequence: MNNKAIVWIREDFRINNNPALAYASHQHNLVSALFIFNPKVFIKKREAQQWWLSKSLENFKVELSKFNINLEIQIGEEMDILSKINSKDNLTIYWNKIYEPDVISLGKKIRDNIFLKKNIKFKYFKGNILNEFQNVTKKDETPFKVFTPFWRVAEQIYINAIPSKLSKVLKREKSFEYFKNNRLPEEILPKKKWYKKFENYWDVSEKRSQSLLNDLIKNKINRYGVNRDIPSVEGTSKLSPYIKHGQIHVEKIYKECSLVKPKNINIQKYINELGWREFSHSLINYFPEMLKGNLRKEFDKFPWVKNEKHLKAWKDGMTGYPIVDAGMRELYETGWMHNRIRMVVGSFLVKHLRISWVEGEKHFRNCLLDFNEANNVAQWQWVAGCGADAAPYFRIFNPILQGEKFDKEGIYVKKWIPELNKVPAKFIHKPWEMEIKYQEAIKTIIGKNYPKPIVIHEKARASALEAFQSLKNK
- a CDS encoding NAD(P)/FAD-dependent oxidoreductase yields the protein MSLPKKAKVVIIGGGIHGLSTAWKLSETYKNAGDIILLEKKDTAAGASGIACGVVRNNYFQPAMRELMAHSVEVWESDPKSFKYNAVGYMQISSEIMHEDVASIFEQQKSIGYESVFIEGEKDCMKYMKNIFDDWQAKRITSVLHEKKGGYAFNKDSIKALEKKASAGGVTILKGIAVNGFNKENNGTVRSVITNEGIIECEQVVIGAGPWVRDFWNMLELPKKIEIKGKDEKLHQTEMWKYWFLQEGVLGVKSDYLRTNENKQPPVIHVDTDAPLYSDKNKKLLTDKLWGIYYKPDIEGLGVQGGTSPHIVDKHFDEVNVDPYGLESDEYQTTDAFSDMWTSALSHCQKRFEGNSSLYRKGPSGGLGCMTPDSFPIFDRFFDNVYLIADANHGYKMIGVGHLVANEIIGKESNLLKPFRFDRYKKGNLHPTSNSPFPWS
- a CDS encoding secondary thiamine-phosphate synthase enzyme YjbQ; amino-acid sequence: MKQEFYNLEIKTEGQRFYEFTNNTLNWINKNNFQNGIINLSIQHTSASLVIQENADPDVQRDMISYFDKLVPMNNSLYSHTAEGKDDMPAHIKSALTNNQISLSIKNTELLLGTWQGIFLFEHRIQPHKRIIIHHFIGN
- a CDS encoding diaminopropionate ammonia-lyase, producing MHKILENKIYSISNIVYNEKHLLDKDNIFQNLEEKLITEAVTTIENWETYKPTPLIELDKLSSYLNINKIYYKDEGFRFDLKSFKALGGAFAVNKIVKETKAKTVSTATAGNHGRSVAWGAQRLGIKCKIFISEFVSEDRAEAMRNLGADVIRVKGNYDASLKECINQSKKNQWEIVQDVSWEGYKTVPRYIMAGYTIMIKEIFDKIKNEKISHVFLQAGVGGMAAAAIAGFAKYSNNLPCFITVEPKDAECVLQSIKNKKPTSINIQKESIMGGMSCGDVSSLAWEILKHSTNYSISISDEAIATTVALLKQKEFSNDEIIAGECGVPGVISLISAIKDKNICEKLKLNFQSNVLLIGCEGLTDFKMYNKLLKEGQEIIKNEQ
- a CDS encoding tetratricopeptide repeat protein, with the translated sequence MDEETAIINSNTRNEKIRNFFVNNKKTLLTFVVIIIAILFGYFANEEYKENKKLEISDQYNSAVTKYSEENKEITKNSLVDLVYKNDSTYSPLSLYFIIDNKLITGKSEINDLFDNIIEEVSLDKEIKNLIIYKKALYNADSSEENELLEILKPITNSESIWKAQALYLIAEYFYSKDEKQKSKEFFNQIILIDNANQYLKTEAQKRLNRDLSE
- the glpK gene encoding glycerol kinase GlpK, with amino-acid sequence MPKHKFIISIDQGTTSSRAILFDLKGRPKFVSQMEFKQYFPKDGWVEHDPEEIWSSTKKVLKDVIAKSKKLNGKVLTIGITNQRETTILWDKHTGKAVYNAIVWQDRRSSEYCKKLIKQKKETIIYNKTGLLIDAYFSATKIKWIIDNVPKARELIKKKRLLFGTVDSFLLWRLTNGADHATDATNASRTMLFNISTNEWDDQILKILKIPREILPIVKDCSADFGHTDPSLTGVSYPITGIVGDQQSASIGQCCFETGSLKSTYGTGAFVLLNTGRKKVYSKNRLLTTIGYRIKGQTTYALEGSIFIAGAGVQWLRDKIKFIKKASDTEKIIKSLKSNNGIYLVPAFTGLGAPYWAVNARGILSGLTRDTGPKEIVRATVESVAYQTHDLFEAMKNDGLKPKIIKVDGGMVKNNWFSQFLSDVVDIKVLRPKVDETTALGAAFMAGLQIGVYKSLEDISNNWQVDRSFIPKMKSNERKKLINGWDKAIRKTLS
- the zapE gene encoding cell division protein ZapE; translation: MKLDKKFIEFCSNKKLEINPNQIEIINTLKNFQNINFDRSFLNSFFKKSSKLGFYLHGDVGVGKTMILDFFFKQLEIKKLKVHFNEFMISFHDFMFENDKKDKAIGIFVKDLKDKAKILFFDEFQVTNIVDAMILGRLFEKIFEKKICVLFSSNIKINDLYKDGLQRDQFLPFLKILKENSIEKELSINEDYRINKKDILNRFLSPINETTNFKLNKFFRELTKNKKNNPKNLNIKGRELLIENFYEGIAKFRFNELCDRNLGAEDYLQISNCCNFILIEGLPDFNEDNSNQQQRFITLIDIIYEKKIPILISSANSLNDLNSSGSLAKIFKRTISRLHELTSIKIQTT
- a CDS encoding outer membrane protein assembly factor BamB family protein, with amino-acid sequence MNRIQILILLFFLISNCSLNENSRIWNKKEEDTSLNQNQVKILDEKIKVQKEFNSSLKINLKDEFIKKNEDFNFYSSQKYKGQLNKVRNFKFSKFEDFNILDVKPLISENSLIFFDKKGSIIKYDKNAKIIWKKNFYSKSEKKLYPKLSFAIHNDKLVVIDNIANFYLVDFNTGDLIWTKQNEYPFNSEIRIFSDKFFAIDYNNNIKCFNILDGKSCWTLPTENAFTIPNNKYSLILINNLIVFNNSIGDITALDAISGSITWQLPTQSRSSIAQNYDFQSSKLVTDGSSIFFSNNKNEFHSVDLTTGSINWKNEVNSTLTPIILDDFIFTVSEEGYLFVIQKNKGNIIRINNLYKSFKEKKRKSLKPVGFIVGDGKLYLTNNNGTLIVVDLLSGSVINEIKIGRDEILQPYIQDQSLYLIKNGSIVKYD